From the genome of Mugil cephalus isolate CIBA_MC_2020 chromosome 2, CIBA_Mcephalus_1.1, whole genome shotgun sequence, one region includes:
- the LOC125003508 gene encoding uncharacterized protein LOC125003508 — protein MNKDTYSIQQSFDWGDSVSCAVKGSEKFPSPPQCVLHQTCNKVTYTDRSICAIKGSSVDISSTYSYYYDSFVESKFWFSPDRSRQWMNPSQPEDLSKDSQYSGRVQVLEPWRGRSTLRITNLTESDSSEYHFKFKTRRFEWRSVLPGTTLTVTALQVQVTRIISVHQSQTEAELKCLSSCSPAGRLYVWFKNQQNQDTANFYFDRQLFSWRHHLLCFQWT, from the exons atgaacaaagacaCTTATTCAATTCAACAATCCTTTGATTGGGgagacagtgtttcctgtgctgtTAAAGGATCCGAGaagtttccctctcctccacaat gtgtCCTTCATCAAACCTGTAACAAAGTGActtacactgacagaagcatctgtgccatcaaaggttcatcagtggacatttcctccacatacaGTTATTATTATGATTCTTTTGTTGagtcaaagttctggttcagtcctGATCGTAGTCGTCAGTGGATGAATCCCTCACAGCCTGAGGACCTGAGTAAAGACTCCCAGTATTCAGGTCGTGTTCAGGTCCTTGAACCATGGAGAGGAAGATCCACTCTGAGAATCACTAACCTGACAGAGAGTGATTCATCTGAGTATCACTTCAAATTCAAGACACGACggtttgaatggagaagtgttttacctggaacaactctgactgtcacag ctctgcaggtgcaggtgaccagaataatatcagtccatcagtctcaaactgaggcagagctcaagtgtctcagcagctgcagtccagctggTCGTCTTTACGTCTGGTTCAAGAACCAACAGAATCAGGACACAGCAAACTTCTACTTTGACAGACAACTTTTCTCCTGGAGACACCATCTCCTGTGCTTTCAGTGGACATGA
- the LOC125002248 gene encoding B-cell receptor CD22-like — protein sequence MGKMSSRYITIDVKYPPKLPSVSVSPSGEIVEGSSVTLTCSSDANPAANYTWYKENEDSPKASGQIFTITDIRPEHRGSYYCEAQNRRGRHNSTLHLVGVTGKLPVILNVIRSTLVVLVLIPLLLLIMCMRKKKLFSCGTEPNEPVEAIEMQQNLRHDSSNSK from the exons ATGGGCAAGATGTCGTCCAGATACATTACAATTGATGTAAAAT atcctccaaagcttccctctgtatcagtgagtccatctggtgagatagtggagggtagttcagtgactctgacctgtagcagtgatgctaacccagcagctaactacacctggtacaaggagaatgaagactcaccaaaagcttcaggacagatcttcaccatcactgacatcagacctgaacacagagggagttattactgtgaagcccagaacagaagaggacgtCATAACTCCACCTTACACCTGGTTGGTGTCACAG GAAAATTACCAGTAATACTGAATGTCATCAGATCAACTttggtggtgctggtgctgattcctctgcttcttttgatTATGTGTATGAG gaagaagaaactcttcAGCTGTGGGACTGAACCAAATGAACCTGTGGAGGCTATAGAG ATGCAACAAAACCTCAGACATGATTCCTCTAATTCAAAGTAG